The Micavibrio sp. TMED2 genome includes a window with the following:
- a CDS encoding [protein-PII] uridylyltransferase, producing the protein MSNKTRSNPLAELFVPGPKVKPDKQQLRRAASNYLGDFTVPGLAVLPQHERFFAELVTIYKGDGGRKEVLARLKSILAKGHDEIRNQFERGRAGEPMGAICVRQHAKLADGVIQAIFRLAFEQAYPLVNPTDSERVALVATGGYGRAELSPQSDIDLLFILPYKRTPVIEQGIEFILYMLWDLGLKVGQAVRGVDDCIRQAKADMTIRTNLLECRYLAGDIDLFGEFQARFDRDVVAGSSQAFITAKLRERDERYHQMGDTRYMLEPNVKNGLGALRDLHVLFWIAKYVHEVDQVHDLVGLGELSEAEAETFDRAQNFLWAVRAHLHYLTGRGEDRLTFDLQPEISRRLGYVDHGNTLGVERFMKHYFLVVKEVGALSRIITALYQEQAQNNPMTRIGRAIWSYSVDGFPVNGGWLRLPAAGHFRQQPVDMLRMFRVAQREQEQIHPEALQSMTRNLSVIGRKLRDDPEANAIFLEILTDPAAEATLALMNDTGVLGKFLPDWARIVAQMQYDMYHVYTVDEHTLRAVSILHKIAAGKLVDEYPLASRVIEQINSKRALFVAMLLHDIAKGRNGDHSVLGEKVALKLCPRLGLSEEETETVAWLIRWHLAMSQTALKRDLEDPKALDDFVGIVQSVERLRLLLVLTTADISAVGPDRWNSWKAGLLTRLFHITAQRLSPDDKMRPGLTASSAALAEFRDHLKDWPDARVEKFIETAPGGIWHAFEPQQLARLARLVATAEIENQSIAVDTQVERALGYTQVAVITRDRKGLFVGLAGAIAANGGSILDAKIFTFTNGLVLDVFAIQDLHGNAITSGDKLAKLSVSINRMLDNPAEVVKLIAPRREDLPARTEVFTVPPRVLIDNSASNQSTVVEINGRDRPGLLYDLGKVLTEEGLQISAAKVTTYGEKAIDVFYLRDAGGLKITHEARLDRIRERLLEAIIAGDTTAGRAGSYSATTRRQERGSLEPTNS; encoded by the coding sequence ATGAGCAACAAGACCCGCAGCAACCCGCTGGCCGAACTGTTCGTCCCCGGCCCGAAGGTCAAGCCGGACAAACAGCAGCTGCGTCGTGCGGCCAGCAACTATCTCGGCGACTTCACCGTCCCCGGCCTTGCGGTACTGCCGCAGCATGAGCGTTTCTTTGCCGAGCTGGTGACGATCTACAAGGGCGATGGCGGGCGCAAGGAGGTGCTGGCGCGGCTCAAATCCATTCTCGCCAAGGGCCATGACGAAATCCGTAACCAGTTCGAGCGCGGTCGGGCCGGTGAGCCGATGGGGGCCATCTGTGTACGTCAGCATGCCAAGCTCGCCGATGGGGTGATACAGGCAATTTTCCGGCTGGCGTTTGAACAGGCCTATCCGCTGGTCAACCCCACGGACAGTGAGCGCGTGGCGCTGGTTGCCACTGGCGGCTATGGCCGGGCGGAACTGTCGCCGCAATCGGATATCGACCTGCTGTTCATCCTGCCCTACAAGCGCACGCCGGTGATCGAGCAGGGGATCGAGTTCATCCTCTATATGCTCTGGGATCTGGGCCTCAAGGTGGGGCAGGCGGTACGCGGGGTTGATGACTGTATCCGGCAGGCCAAGGCGGATATGACCATCCGCACCAACCTGCTCGAATGTCGCTATCTGGCTGGTGACATCGATCTGTTCGGTGAGTTTCAGGCCCGGTTCGACCGGGATGTGGTGGCCGGATCATCCCAGGCCTTCATCACCGCCAAGCTGCGTGAGCGTGACGAGCGCTATCACCAGATGGGTGACACCCGCTATATGCTCGAACCGAACGTCAAGAACGGCCTCGGTGCCCTGCGCGATCTGCATGTGCTGTTCTGGATCGCCAAATATGTGCATGAGGTGGATCAGGTTCATGACCTTGTCGGCCTCGGTGAACTGAGCGAGGCGGAGGCCGAGACCTTTGACCGGGCGCAAAACTTCCTCTGGGCCGTGCGCGCGCATCTGCACTACCTGACCGGACGTGGTGAGGATCGGCTGACCTTTGACCTGCAGCCGGAAATCAGCCGCCGCCTCGGTTATGTGGATCACGGCAATACGCTCGGGGTCGAGCGGTTCATGAAGCATTATTTCCTGGTGGTGAAGGAGGTGGGTGCGCTCAGCCGGATCATCACCGCCCTCTATCAGGAACAGGCGCAGAATAACCCGATGACCCGGATCGGGCGGGCGATCTGGTCCTATTCCGTCGATGGTTTTCCGGTTAATGGCGGCTGGCTGCGTCTGCCTGCTGCCGGGCATTTCAGGCAACAGCCGGTCGATATGCTGCGCATGTTCAGGGTGGCGCAGCGCGAGCAGGAGCAAATCCATCCCGAGGCGCTGCAATCCATGACCCGTAACCTCTCGGTGATCGGGCGGAAGTTGCGTGACGATCCCGAGGCCAATGCCATCTTCCTCGAGATACTCACCGATCCGGCGGCAGAGGCGACGCTGGCGCTGATGAATGATACCGGCGTACTCGGCAAGTTCTTGCCTGACTGGGCGCGGATAGTGGCGCAGATGCAGTATGACATGTACCACGTCTATACCGTTGACGAGCATACCCTGCGCGCGGTCAGCATCCTGCACAAGATCGCGGCGGGCAAACTCGTCGATGAGTATCCGCTCGCCAGCCGGGTGATCGAGCAGATCAATTCCAAACGGGCGCTGTTTGTCGCCATGCTGCTCCATGACATCGCCAAGGGACGCAACGGCGATCACTCGGTATTGGGTGAGAAGGTGGCGTTGAAGCTCTGCCCGCGCCTCGGCCTGAGCGAGGAAGAGACGGAGACGGTTGCCTGGCTGATCCGCTGGCATCTCGCCATGTCACAGACAGCGCTGAAACGCGACCTCGAAGACCCGAAGGCGCTCGATGACTTCGTCGGCATTGTGCAGTCGGTGGAGCGGTTGCGGCTGTTGCTGGTACTGACCACGGCGGATATTTCCGCGGTTGGGCCGGATCGCTGGAACAGCTGGAAAGCGGGTCTGCTCACCCGGCTGTTCCATATCACCGCCCAGCGTCTCAGCCCGGATGACAAGATGCGTCCCGGTCTTACCGCCAGCTCTGCCGCCCTCGCCGAATTCCGCGATCATCTCAAGGACTGGCCCGATGCCCGGGTGGAGAAGTTCATCGAGACCGCGCCCGGCGGCATCTGGCACGCCTTCGAGCCGCAGCAACTGGCCCGGCTCGCCCGGCTGGTGGCAACGGCGGAGATCGAGAACCAGAGCATCGCCGTCGATACCCAGGTCGAGCGCGCGCTCGGTTACACGCAGGTTGCTGTTATCACCCGCGACCGGAAAGGGCTGTTTGTCGGCCTCGCCGGGGCGATTGCCGCCAATGGTGGCAGTATTCTGGATGCCAAGATTTTCACCTTCACCAATGGTCTGGTGCTCGATGTTTTTGCCATTCAGGACCTGCACGGCAATGCGATTACCAGCGGCGACAAGCTGGCGAAGCTGTCGGTCAGCATCAACCGTATGCTGGATAATCCGGCAGAGGTGGTGAAGCTGATCGCGCCGCGCCGGGAAGACCTGCCCGCGCGCACCGAGGTCTTTACCGTGCCGCCTCGGGTGCTGATCGACAATAGTGCCAGCAACCAGAGCACGGTGGTCGAGATCAATGGCCGCGACCGTCCGGGACTGCTCTATGATCTCGGCAAGGTGCTGACCGAGGAAGGGTTGCAGATCAGCGCGGCCAAGGTCACCACCTATGGCGAGAAGGCGATCGACGTATTCTATCTGCGCGATGCCGGTGGCCTCAAGATCACCCATGAGGCGCGCCTCGACCGCATTCGTGAGCGGTTGCTGGAGGCAATCATCGCCGGTGATACGACCGCAGGACGTGCGGGCAGCTATTCCGCCACAACCCGGCGGCAGGAACGCGGATCACTGGAGCCGACAAACAGCTGA
- a CDS encoding DNA mismatch repair protein MutS, translating to MPDGGIAHSDKNPADQTPAGVPGLDDLPDTPMMQQYAAIKRNHADCLLFYRMGDFYELFLQDAVEASAALDITLTRRGASGGNDIPMCGVPFHAYEGYLARLIKQGFKVAICEQVETPAEAKKRDGYKALVRRDVVRVVTPGTLTEDTLLDARRHNFLIAVIERAGRYGLAAADLSTGTVLTQWLDAARLPGAVARFEPSEILLPQRLEQHPKSRELLAEWRGLLSFQPDARFDDRNGQKRLQDFYEVSSLDAFGGFEAAELTALGALLDYINLTQCGGTAPLERPRRVADAGTLDIDAVTRRALELTRTQTGERKGSLLATIDRTITAAGARALTQRLTAPSTDLVTIQERQSAVAWLVEHPKVLESIRADLKTLPDIERALSRIGLERAGPRDLLAVRQGMAAADALARTMQAHAKGVDAAPPLLLDLIDPLTPPEGLPDLLARALKDDPPLLTRDGGFIAEGYDAELDKQRTLQRDSRQYIAEMQARYATDTGVDRLKIKHNNVLGYFIEVTAQHGDKLRDPAHNELFIHRQTLANAVRFTTTELADLEQQVSHAGDRALAIELGIFTELCRAVLALTDPLRALANAAADADVSAALATIAVEQRYTRPTMTDGEDFNIVGGRHPVVEMLADTGPQGFVANDCRLEEDGKLWLLTGPNMAGKSTFLRQNALIVVLAQMGGFVPAASATIGVVDQLFARVGAADDLARGRSTFMVEMLETAAILHAAGPKSLVILDEIGRGTATFDGMSLAWASVEHLHDVNRSRGLFATHYHELTVLSGTLDHLANHHMRVKEWQGDVVFLHEVGQGSADRSYGIQVAKLAGLPPAVIERAKNVLEELESEEKGGPRVQQMAQDLPLFHAVVQKVEATVPKPSLVEERLADIAADDLTPRQALDLIYELQRVARDGKA from the coding sequence ATGCCTGATGGTGGGATAGCCCATTCAGACAAGAACCCGGCAGATCAGACACCGGCTGGTGTTCCCGGCCTTGATGATCTGCCCGATACGCCGATGATGCAGCAATATGCGGCGATCAAGCGTAACCATGCCGATTGTCTGCTGTTCTATCGCATGGGCGATTTCTATGAGCTGTTCCTGCAGGATGCGGTCGAGGCTTCGGCGGCGCTCGACATTACCCTGACCCGGCGCGGCGCGAGCGGCGGCAATGACATTCCCATGTGCGGCGTGCCGTTCCATGCCTATGAGGGCTATCTCGCCCGCCTGATCAAACAGGGGTTCAAGGTTGCCATCTGCGAGCAGGTGGAAACCCCGGCCGAGGCGAAAAAGCGCGATGGCTACAAGGCGCTGGTCCGTCGTGATGTGGTGCGGGTGGTTACCCCCGGCACCCTGACCGAGGACACCCTGCTTGATGCCCGGCGGCACAATTTCCTGATTGCGGTGATCGAGCGCGCGGGCCGTTACGGTCTGGCGGCAGCCGATCTCTCCACCGGTACGGTACTGACCCAGTGGCTTGACGCCGCCCGCCTGCCCGGTGCGGTGGCCCGGTTTGAGCCGTCGGAAATCCTCCTGCCCCAGCGGCTGGAGCAGCATCCGAAAAGCCGTGAGCTGCTGGCCGAATGGCGCGGGTTGCTGTCATTCCAGCCTGATGCCCGCTTCGATGACCGTAATGGCCAGAAGCGGTTGCAGGATTTCTACGAGGTATCCTCGCTCGATGCCTTTGGCGGGTTCGAGGCGGCGGAGCTGACCGCGCTCGGTGCGCTGCTCGACTATATCAACCTGACCCAGTGCGGGGGCACGGCACCGCTCGAACGTCCGCGCCGGGTGGCCGATGCCGGGACGCTCGACATCGACGCGGTGACGCGCCGGGCGCTGGAGCTGACCCGTACCCAGACCGGTGAGCGCAAGGGCAGCTTGCTCGCCACCATCGACCGGACGATCACGGCGGCGGGGGCACGGGCGCTGACCCAGCGGCTGACCGCGCCATCGACCGATCTGGTGACCATTCAGGAGCGCCAGTCCGCCGTTGCCTGGCTGGTCGAGCATCCGAAGGTGCTGGAGAGTATCCGCGCCGATCTGAAGACCCTGCCGGATATCGAACGTGCCCTGTCCCGGATCGGGCTGGAGCGTGCCGGTCCGCGTGACCTATTGGCGGTACGCCAAGGCATGGCGGCGGCGGATGCGCTGGCCCGAACCATGCAGGCCCATGCCAAGGGCGTGGATGCGGCCCCGCCATTGTTGCTCGACCTGATCGACCCACTGACCCCGCCCGAGGGTCTGCCCGATCTGCTGGCCCGCGCGCTGAAGGATGACCCGCCGCTCCTGACCCGCGATGGGGGCTTCATTGCCGAGGGCTATGACGCCGAGCTGGACAAACAGCGCACCCTGCAGCGGGACAGCCGCCAGTATATCGCCGAAATGCAGGCACGCTATGCCACCGATACCGGTGTTGATCGTCTGAAAATCAAACACAACAACGTGCTCGGCTATTTCATCGAGGTGACCGCCCAGCATGGCGACAAGCTGCGCGACCCGGCCCATAACGAGCTGTTCATTCACCGCCAGACGCTCGCCAATGCCGTACGCTTCACCACGACCGAGCTCGCCGATCTCGAGCAACAGGTAAGCCATGCCGGTGACCGGGCATTGGCGATCGAGCTTGGTATCTTTACCGAGCTGTGCCGCGCGGTGCTGGCACTGACCGACCCCTTGCGCGCGTTGGCCAATGCGGCGGCGGATGCTGATGTTTCTGCCGCACTGGCGACGATTGCCGTGGAGCAGCGCTATACCCGCCCGACCATGACCGATGGCGAGGATTTCAACATCGTCGGCGGGCGGCATCCGGTGGTGGAAATGCTCGCCGATACCGGGCCGCAGGGCTTTGTCGCCAATGATTGCCGCTTGGAAGAAGACGGCAAGCTGTGGCTGCTCACTGGTCCGAACATGGCCGGTAAATCCACCTTCCTGCGCCAGAACGCACTCATCGTCGTGCTGGCCCAGATGGGCGGGTTTGTGCCTGCCGCCTCGGCCACCATCGGTGTGGTCGACCAGCTTTTCGCCCGTGTCGGTGCGGCGGATGATCTGGCCCGTGGTCGCTCGACCTTCATGGTGGAGATGCTGGAGACCGCTGCCATCCTCCATGCCGCCGGGCCGAAATCGCTGGTGATCCTCGACGAGATCGGACGCGGCACGGCAACATTCGACGGCATGTCACTGGCCTGGGCCAGTGTCGAGCATCTGCATGATGTCAATCGCAGCCGCGGGCTGTTCGCCACCCATTATCACGAGCTGACGGTACTGTCCGGCACCCTCGACCACCTTGCCAACCACCATATGCGGGTCAAGGAATGGCAGGGTGATGTCGTGTTCCTGCATGAGGTTGGGCAAGGCTCGGCGGATCGATCCTACGGTATTCAGGTGGCCAAGCTGGCAGGCCTGCCACCGGCGGTGATCGAGCGCGCGAAAAATGTGCTTGAGGAGTTGGAGAGCGAGGAGAAGGGCGGCCCGCGGGTACAGCAGATGGCACAGGATCTGCCGCTGTTTCATGCGGTTGTGCAGAAGGTCGAGGCAACCGTGCCAAAACCATCGCTGGTCGAGGAACGTCTGGCCGATATTGCCGCCGACGACCTGACGCCGCGACAGGCGCTCGACCTGATCTATGAGTTGCAGCGCGTTGCACGGGACGGCAAGGCATGA
- a CDS encoding permease, whose product MQIYLPIAEISIDATMLLMLGASVGFLSGMFGVGGGFMMTPLLIFIGIPPPVAVGTQANQLVANSVSGVLAHLKRGNVDMKMGLVMLTGGVLGTLVGIGIFRLLSVLGQIDLVISLSYVITLGIIGSLMIVESARTILRRGKGRKSSKKRHGRLHGLPWKTRFPRSKLYISALLPGGIGFLAGLLNSILGIGGGFFLIPAMIYLIGMPASLVAGTSLFQIMFTTAVSTFLHAWTNQTVDVMLALILLTGGVIGAQYGSRVASKIPAEVSRALLAVILLIVAGGLARGLVVEPDQVYSVDVVANAEGEVTR is encoded by the coding sequence ATGCAAATCTATTTGCCCATCGCTGAAATATCGATCGATGCCACCATGCTGCTGATGCTTGGTGCCAGCGTGGGTTTTCTCTCGGGCATGTTCGGGGTTGGCGGCGGCTTCATGATGACGCCCTTGCTGATCTTCATAGGCATTCCGCCACCGGTCGCCGTGGGTACCCAGGCCAACCAGCTGGTCGCCAATTCGGTATCCGGCGTGCTGGCGCATCTGAAGCGCGGAAATGTGGATATGAAGATGGGGCTGGTGATGCTCACCGGCGGTGTGCTCGGCACCCTTGTCGGTATCGGCATCTTCCGCTTGCTGAGTGTGCTCGGCCAGATCGACCTCGTGATTTCCCTGTCCTATGTCATCACCCTTGGCATCATCGGCAGCCTGATGATCGTGGAGAGTGCGCGCACGATCCTGCGCCGGGGCAAGGGACGGAAAAGTTCAAAGAAACGCCATGGCCGCCTGCATGGTCTGCCATGGAAGACCCGCTTCCCGCGCTCAAAGCTCTATATCTCGGCGCTGCTGCCCGGCGGGATCGGCTTCCTCGCCGGTCTGTTGAACTCGATCCTCGGTATCGGCGGCGGCTTCTTCCTGATCCCGGCAATGATCTATCTGATCGGCATGCCCGCGAGCCTCGTCGCCGGTACCTCGCTGTTTCAGATCATGTTCACCACAGCGGTCAGCACCTTCCTCCATGCCTGGACCAACCAGACGGTTGATGTGATGCTGGCGCTGATTTTGCTGACCGGCGGCGTGATCGGTGCCCAGTATGGCAGCCGGGTCGCCAGCAAGATCCCGGCCGAGGTCTCGCGTGCCCTGCTCGCCGTGATACTGCTGATTGTGGCTGGCGGCCTTGCCCGTGGTCTGGTGGTCGAGCCGGATCAGGTCTACAGCGTCGATGTGGTCGCCAATGCCGAAGGCGAGGTGACCCGATGA
- a CDS encoding universal stress protein, translating into MSEETQGQPTGPEPDDRKNGAAEAAAKRPARTFLVVVDGTPEMQIALRYACRRAKDTHGRVALLHVIETGEVQQWAAVEDMIRAERREEAEQMMHKLARSVQAETGGMAVLHVREGSPRDELLKLIGSEENFSILVLAAAAGSDGPGPLVSFLLDKGLSRLSIPVAIIPGGLSEADIDLLS; encoded by the coding sequence ATGTCAGAAGAAACCCAGGGTCAACCAACGGGACCAGAACCCGACGACCGGAAAAACGGCGCGGCAGAAGCCGCCGCCAAACGCCCGGCACGTACCTTTCTGGTCGTGGTCGATGGCACACCGGAAATGCAGATCGCGCTCCGTTATGCCTGCCGCCGGGCCAAGGACACCCATGGCCGGGTTGCCCTGCTGCATGTGATCGAAACCGGCGAGGTCCAGCAATGGGCAGCGGTCGAGGATATGATCCGCGCCGAGCGCCGGGAAGAGGCCGAACAGATGATGCACAAGCTCGCCCGTTCGGTTCAGGCCGAAACCGGCGGCATGGCGGTCCTGCATGTGCGCGAGGGATCGCCTAGGGACGAACTGCTGAAACTGATCGGTTCGGAAGAGAATTTCTCGATCCTCGTGCTGGCCGCCGCTGCCGGCAGTGACGGCCCCGGCCCGCTGGTCAGCTTCCTGCTGGACAAGGGCCTGTCGCGCCTGTCGATCCCGGTTGCGATCATTCCGGGCGGGTTGAGCGAAGCGGATATTGATCTGCTCAGCTAG
- a CDS encoding NifU family protein, producing MFIETEETPNPATIKFLPGRDVMGRNGTADFRDAEAASNSPLASRLLDVNGIDGVFLGHDFVSVSKADDADWFQLKPLVLGAIMEHFSSGQPVMLEEQAAGDTKPEAAHDDDEVSGQIRELIETRVRPAVAQDGGDIVFERFEDGVVYLHMRGACAGCPSSTMTLKHGIENMLRHYIPEVEEVQPIM from the coding sequence ATGTTTATTGAAACCGAAGAAACCCCGAACCCGGCAACCATCAAATTCCTGCCGGGTCGTGATGTCATGGGGCGCAATGGCACCGCCGATTTCCGGGATGCGGAAGCTGCGAGCAACTCACCGCTCGCCAGCCGCCTGCTCGATGTAAACGGCATCGACGGCGTCTTTCTCGGCCATGACTTTGTCAGTGTATCCAAGGCCGATGATGCCGACTGGTTCCAGCTCAAGCCGCTGGTTCTGGGTGCGATCATGGAGCATTTCAGCAGTGGCCAACCGGTCATGCTCGAAGAACAGGCCGCCGGTGACACCAAACCGGAAGCAGCACATGACGATGATGAAGTCTCCGGCCAGATCCGTGAGCTGATCGAAACCCGCGTCCGGCCCGCCGTGGCACAGGATGGCGGCGATATCGTCTTTGAACGGTTCGAGGATGGCGTTGTCTATCTGCACATGCGCGGTGCCTGTGCCGGGTGTCCATCATCGACAATGACCCTCAAACACGGCATCGAGAACATGCTGCGCCACTACATTCCCGAGGTTGAGGAAGTCCAGCCGATCATGTGA
- a CDS encoding malonic semialdehyde reductase produces the protein MTDKTPLEQSGLDLLFNNARTYNNWQDKPVSDDTLHALFDLVRMGPTSANCSPARIVFVKSDAAKEKLKACLAEGNVAKTMAAPVCAIIAHDMEFHEHLPKLFPHTDAKSWFAGKPDFIESTAFRNGTLQGGYLIMAARALGLDCGPMSGFDNEAVDKAFFASTTYKSNFLCNLGYGDDKDMFPRSPRFDFDEACRID, from the coding sequence ATGACTGACAAGACACCATTGGAACAATCTGGTCTCGATTTACTGTTTAACAATGCGCGTACCTATAATAACTGGCAGGACAAGCCGGTATCGGACGACACCCTGCACGCACTGTTTGATCTGGTGCGCATGGGTCCGACCAGCGCCAATTGCTCCCCGGCGCGCATCGTGTTCGTGAAGTCGGATGCGGCGAAGGAAAAGCTCAAAGCCTGCCTCGCCGAGGGCAATGTGGCCAAGACCATGGCGGCACCGGTCTGTGCGATCATCGCCCATGACATGGAATTTCACGAACACCTGCCCAAGCTGTTCCCGCATACCGATGCCAAGTCATGGTTTGCCGGCAAGCCGGACTTCATCGAGAGCACCGCTTTTCGCAACGGCACCCTGCAGGGCGGCTACCTGATCATGGCGGCCCGTGCCCTCGGCCTCGACTGCGGTCCAATGTCGGGATTTGACAATGAGGCGGTAGATAAGGCCTTCTTCGCCAGTACTACCTATAAATCCAATTTCCTGTGCAATCTCGGTTATGGCGACGACAAGGACATGTTCCCGCGCAGCCCGCGCTTCGACTTCGACGAAGC